One Rhodococcus sp. P1Y DNA window includes the following coding sequences:
- the tkt gene encoding transketolase has protein sequence MSITDDIDVLTTAHHPSDWTDLDTRAVDTVRVLAADAVQKVGNGHPGTAMSLAPLAYTLFQRTMRHDPTDTHWIGRDRFVLSCGHSSLTLYLQLYLGGFGLELVDIESLRTYKSKTPGHPEFRHTDGVEITTGPLGQGLASAVGMSMASRRERGLFDPEPALGESPFDHFIYVIASDGDIEEGITSEASSLAGTQQLGNLILFYDDNKISIEHATDIALSENTAARYEAYGWHVQVVEGGENVTAIEEAIEAAKAVTDKPSIIVLRTIIGFPAPTMMNTGAVHGAALGDEEIAKVKKALDFDPEKKFEVTDEVIAHTRALQERGRKAHAEWNTEFDAWAAREPERKKLLDRLTAGDLPEGWADVLPTWEPGSKAIATRAASGEVLNAVGPVLPELWGGSADLAGSNNTTIKGAKSFGPTSISTDDWDAEPYGRTLHFGIREHAMGAILSGIVMHGPTRAYGGTFMQFSDYMRPAVRLASLMDIDPIYVWTHDSIGLGEDGPTHQPVEHLAALRAIPNLSVVRPGDANETAHAWRAVLAKSSSSGPVGLALTRQGIPILEGTSYEGVAKGGYILSESSKAAPDVVLIGTGSELQYAVEAQKQLEEQGVAARVVSMPCVEWFFSQDQNYRDQVIPPTVKARVSIEAGIAMPWYQIVGGFGEIVSLEHYGESADAKTLFREFGFTAEAVTAAAQRSITNVKG, from the coding sequence GTGTCGATCACAGACGATATTGACGTCCTCACCACGGCGCACCACCCCAGCGACTGGACGGACCTGGACACCAGGGCGGTCGATACAGTCAGAGTCCTCGCTGCCGACGCGGTTCAGAAGGTCGGTAACGGTCACCCCGGTACCGCGATGAGCCTCGCTCCGCTCGCCTACACGCTCTTTCAGCGCACGATGCGTCACGATCCGACCGACACGCACTGGATCGGCCGTGACCGCTTCGTACTGTCGTGCGGGCATTCGAGCCTGACGCTGTACCTCCAGCTCTACTTGGGCGGTTTCGGGCTCGAACTCGTCGACATCGAGTCCCTGCGTACCTACAAGTCGAAGACCCCGGGCCACCCCGAGTTCCGACACACCGACGGCGTCGAGATCACCACCGGACCACTCGGCCAGGGACTCGCCTCCGCGGTCGGCATGTCGATGGCATCACGACGCGAGCGCGGCTTGTTCGACCCGGAACCTGCTCTGGGCGAGAGCCCGTTCGACCACTTCATCTACGTCATCGCCTCCGACGGCGACATCGAAGAAGGAATCACCTCCGAGGCGTCGTCGCTCGCGGGCACCCAGCAGCTCGGCAACCTGATTCTGTTCTACGACGACAACAAGATCTCCATCGAGCACGCCACCGACATCGCGCTGTCGGAGAACACCGCCGCCCGCTACGAGGCCTACGGTTGGCACGTCCAGGTCGTCGAGGGCGGCGAGAACGTCACCGCCATCGAGGAAGCCATCGAGGCGGCCAAGGCGGTCACGGACAAGCCGTCGATCATCGTTCTTCGTACGATCATCGGTTTCCCGGCACCGACGATGATGAACACCGGCGCGGTCCACGGAGCCGCTCTGGGCGACGAGGAGATCGCGAAGGTCAAGAAGGCCCTCGATTTCGATCCCGAGAAGAAGTTCGAGGTCACCGACGAGGTAATCGCGCACACCCGCGCCCTGCAGGAGCGTGGACGCAAAGCGCATGCCGAGTGGAACACCGAGTTCGACGCCTGGGCTGCACGCGAGCCCGAGCGCAAGAAGCTTCTCGACCGTCTGACCGCCGGTGATCTCCCGGAGGGCTGGGCCGACGTCCTCCCCACCTGGGAGCCGGGCAGCAAGGCCATTGCGACCCGCGCAGCGTCCGGCGAAGTTCTGAACGCCGTGGGACCCGTACTCCCGGAACTGTGGGGCGGCTCGGCCGACCTCGCGGGTAGCAACAACACGACCATCAAGGGCGCCAAGTCCTTCGGCCCCACGTCCATCTCGACCGACGACTGGGACGCCGAGCCGTACGGTCGCACGCTGCACTTCGGCATTCGCGAGCACGCGATGGGCGCCATCCTGTCGGGCATCGTCATGCACGGGCCGACCCGCGCGTACGGCGGCACGTTCATGCAGTTCAGCGACTACATGCGGCCGGCAGTTCGCCTCGCGTCGCTGATGGACATCGACCCGATCTACGTCTGGACGCACGACTCCATCGGACTCGGCGAAGACGGCCCGACGCACCAGCCGGTGGAGCACCTCGCGGCATTGCGCGCGATCCCGAACCTGTCCGTCGTTCGCCCCGGTGACGCCAACGAGACGGCGCACGCCTGGCGCGCGGTGCTGGCCAAGTCCAGCAGCAGCGGTCCCGTCGGTTTGGCGCTGACGCGTCAGGGCATCCCGATCCTCGAGGGCACGAGTTACGAAGGTGTCGCCAAGGGCGGGTACATCCTCTCCGAGTCCTCGAAAGCGGCCCCGGACGTCGTACTCATCGGCACCGGTTCCGAACTGCAGTACGCGGTCGAAGCACAGAAGCAGCTCGAAGAACAGGGAGTAGCGGCACGCGTCGTGTCCATGCCCTGTGTCGAATGGTTCTTCAGCCAGGACCAGAACTACCGGGACCAGGTCATCCCGCCGACCGTCAAGGCACGCGTCTCGATCGAAGCCGGTATCGCAATGCCCTGGTACCAGATCGTCGGCGGTTTCGGCGAGATCGTGTCGCTCGAGCACTACGGCGAGTCGGCAGACGCCAAGACGCTGTTCCGCGAGTTCGGCTTCACGGCCGAGGCCGTCACCGCAGCCGCACAGCGGTCGATCACCAACGTGAAGGGATAA
- a CDS encoding heme o synthase: protein MRIGQQPGGHGFAGGAGHPEDHELVDEVDPNEAGPKSAPRRAWALFMAYVALTKPRVIELLLVTTIPAMLLADRGHVQPGLILTTLFGGMLAAASANCLNMVADADIDKVMARTAKRPLARGAMPVSHAFVFGVTLGIVSFFWLWFTTNLLSGILAVVTICFYIFVYTLVLKRRTSQNVVWGGAAGCMPVMIGWSAVTGTIGWQAVVMFLVIFLWTPPHTWALMLRYKEDYQAANVPMLPAVASEQKVTKHIVLYAWATVAATLALAPGSGVIYAVVALASGIWFLVVAHRLYAGVRAGTPVKPLKLFILSNEYLALVFCGLAVDSVVGWDTLATLLS from the coding sequence GTGCGAATTGGGCAGCAACCGGGCGGCCACGGATTCGCAGGCGGCGCTGGTCATCCCGAAGACCACGAGCTCGTAGACGAGGTAGATCCGAACGAGGCTGGGCCGAAGTCGGCGCCACGACGGGCGTGGGCCTTGTTCATGGCGTACGTCGCGCTCACGAAGCCACGGGTGATCGAACTTCTCTTGGTCACCACAATCCCGGCGATGCTCCTTGCCGACCGGGGCCACGTGCAACCCGGACTCATTCTGACGACGTTGTTCGGCGGAATGCTCGCTGCCGCCAGCGCCAACTGTCTCAACATGGTGGCCGACGCGGACATCGACAAGGTCATGGCGAGAACTGCGAAGCGCCCGCTTGCACGCGGAGCGATGCCCGTCTCGCATGCCTTCGTATTCGGAGTGACTCTCGGAATCGTCTCGTTCTTCTGGTTGTGGTTCACCACCAACCTGCTGAGCGGCATTCTTGCCGTCGTCACCATCTGCTTCTACATCTTCGTCTACACACTCGTGCTCAAGCGCCGGACGTCCCAGAATGTCGTGTGGGGTGGCGCGGCCGGGTGTATGCCGGTGATGATCGGCTGGTCGGCTGTGACCGGCACCATCGGCTGGCAGGCCGTGGTCATGTTCCTCGTGATCTTCCTGTGGACTCCGCCGCACACCTGGGCGCTGATGCTCCGCTACAAAGAGGACTACCAGGCCGCAAACGTTCCGATGCTGCCTGCCGTGGCGTCGGAGCAGAAGGTCACCAAGCACATTGTGCTGTACGCGTGGGCGACCGTCGCCGCGACTTTGGCGCTCGCACCTGGCTCGGGTGTCATCTACGCAGTCGTGGCGCTGGCATCGGGAATCTGGTTCCTGGTCGTCGCGCATCGTCTGTACGCCGGAGTCCGAGCGGGCACACCGGTCAAGCCGCTCAAGCTGTTCATTCTCTCCAACGAATACTTGGCACTGGTGTTCTGCGGCTTGGCCGTCGACTCGGTCGTCGGGTGGGACACACTCGCAACCTTGCTGTCCTGA
- a CDS encoding COX15/CtaA family protein, whose product MLYRAYLRVVDRLPLPSLRVQKILAFIVILTQGGIAVTGAIVRVTASGLGCPTWPQCFPGSFTPVGVSEVPVLHQAVEFGNRLLTFVVVLAAAAIVLAVTRARRRRGVIAFAWLMPLGTVVQAILGGITVLTGLLWWTVAIHFVASMAMVWLATLLYFKVGQSDEDTMVTKTVPEPLRLLTGLSGIVLAGVLIAGTMVTGAGPHAGDKSIDEPVPRFEVEVVTLVHLHSQLLICYLALLVGLGFALYAVKAPELVKSRLKVLLALVVAQALVGVVQYLTDVPAVLVAIHVAGAGACTAATAAVWAACRVRESAREPIEA is encoded by the coding sequence GTGCTGTATCGAGCCTATCTCCGCGTAGTCGACCGCCTGCCGTTACCGTCGTTGCGGGTTCAGAAGATCCTCGCGTTCATCGTCATCCTCACTCAGGGTGGCATCGCCGTGACCGGAGCGATCGTGCGCGTCACCGCATCGGGGCTCGGCTGCCCGACGTGGCCCCAGTGCTTTCCCGGCAGTTTCACACCCGTCGGCGTATCGGAAGTCCCCGTTCTGCATCAAGCTGTGGAATTCGGCAATCGCCTACTGACCTTCGTCGTCGTCCTGGCTGCCGCGGCGATCGTCCTGGCTGTGACCCGAGCGCGTCGTCGTCGCGGAGTGATCGCGTTTGCCTGGCTCATGCCCCTCGGTACCGTCGTCCAGGCGATTCTCGGGGGTATCACCGTGTTGACCGGCCTGCTCTGGTGGACCGTGGCCATCCACTTCGTCGCCTCGATGGCCATGGTGTGGCTCGCCACGCTGTTGTACTTCAAGGTCGGGCAATCCGACGAGGACACGATGGTGACGAAAACCGTTCCGGAGCCGTTGCGTCTGCTCACCGGGCTGTCGGGCATCGTCCTTGCCGGTGTGCTGATCGCCGGAACCATGGTGACCGGTGCAGGACCACACGCGGGCGACAAGAGTATCGACGAACCGGTCCCCCGCTTCGAGGTCGAGGTCGTAACCCTCGTTCACCTGCATTCGCAGTTGCTTATCTGCTATCTGGCGTTGCTCGTCGGCCTCGGGTTCGCGCTGTACGCGGTCAAAGCACCCGAGCTGGTCAAGTCTCGGCTGAAGGTCCTTCTGGCACTCGTGGTTGCGCAGGCACTCGTCGGCGTCGTCCAATACCTGACGGATGTCCCGGCGGTCCTCGTCGCGATACATGTGGCCGGTGCGGGTGCATGTACCGCTGCCACGGCGGCCGTCTGGGCCGCGTGCCGAGTCCGCGAATCCGCTCGTGAACCGATCGAGGCGTGA
- a CDS encoding ABC transporter permease has protein sequence MTARRDVRLADNRFEAGLFTPKPRASSPTAMLAAQSMLELKLLLRNGEQLLLTMFIPITLLVGLTLLPLGAMGDHPVNQVVPAVMMVAVMSTAFTGQAIAVGFDRRYGALKRLGATPLPKWGIIGGKSAAVLLVVVLQSVVLGSIALALGWRPAVAGLLLGALVIALGTVTFATMGLLLGGTLRAEIVLALANILWFVMLGIGSLVVLADDLPTALHVVARLVPSGALAESLGRAVTGTIDWFGIAVLAVWAGLCGWLAVRTFRFT, from the coding sequence ATGACCGCGCGCAGGGATGTCCGTCTCGCCGACAATCGATTCGAAGCAGGCCTCTTCACACCGAAGCCTCGCGCGAGTTCGCCGACCGCGATGTTGGCTGCCCAGTCCATGCTCGAGCTGAAGCTGTTGCTTCGTAACGGCGAACAACTTCTACTCACGATGTTCATCCCGATCACGCTGCTCGTCGGGCTGACGTTGTTGCCACTCGGCGCGATGGGTGACCACCCGGTGAATCAGGTCGTTCCTGCCGTCATGATGGTGGCGGTGATGTCGACAGCATTCACCGGCCAGGCGATCGCGGTCGGCTTCGACCGTCGCTACGGGGCACTCAAACGACTCGGTGCCACACCCCTGCCGAAGTGGGGAATCATCGGGGGCAAGTCTGCGGCGGTGCTTCTCGTCGTAGTCCTTCAGTCCGTAGTACTCGGATCCATCGCTCTCGCCCTCGGATGGCGGCCCGCAGTCGCCGGTCTTCTCCTCGGCGCACTGGTCATCGCGCTAGGAACTGTGACGTTCGCGACGATGGGCCTGCTACTCGGTGGAACCCTTCGCGCGGAAATCGTGCTCGCACTTGCAAACATTCTGTGGTTCGTCATGCTCGGTATCGGTTCGCTGGTGGTGCTGGCCGACGACCTGCCGACTGCACTGCACGTCGTGGCTCGACTCGTACCGTCCGGTGCACTCGCCGAATCTCTGGGTCGGGCAGTCACCGGCACCATCGACTGGTTCGGGATCGCAGTGCTCGCTGTATGGGCTGGGCTGTGCGGTTGGCTCGCGGTACGAACCTTCCGCTTCACGTGA
- a CDS encoding ABC transporter ATP-binding protein, with product MQLTDVRKSYGGVAAVDGLTLEVGRAQVLALLGPNGAGKTTTVEMCEGFVAPESGAVRVLGLDPVSQSSQLRPRIGVMLQGGGAYPGAKAGEMLRLVASYSADPLDPDWLLDCLGLEQAVKTPYRRLSGGQQQRLALACALVGRPELVFLDEPTAGLDAQARLLVWELIDALRRDGVSVLLTTHLMDEAEQLADELVIIDHGKIVASGTASELTKQGAEGRLRFSAPPRLELSLLDAALPAGYHPTEETPGSYVIEGVIEPHILVSVTSWCAEQDVLATELQVDQRRLEDVFLELTGRELRR from the coding sequence GTGCAACTGACGGACGTGCGGAAGTCATACGGCGGAGTTGCCGCAGTGGACGGACTCACCCTGGAGGTCGGCCGGGCTCAGGTGCTGGCGCTACTCGGCCCGAACGGCGCGGGCAAGACGACGACGGTCGAAATGTGCGAAGGGTTCGTCGCACCGGAATCCGGCGCAGTTCGGGTGCTCGGGCTCGACCCCGTAAGCCAGTCGTCCCAGCTGCGTCCTCGCATCGGGGTGATGTTGCAGGGCGGCGGCGCGTACCCGGGCGCCAAGGCAGGCGAGATGCTCCGCCTCGTCGCGTCGTACTCCGCCGACCCGCTCGACCCCGACTGGCTCCTCGATTGTCTAGGCCTGGAGCAGGCCGTCAAGACTCCCTATCGGCGTCTGTCCGGCGGCCAACAACAGCGCCTGGCCCTCGCGTGCGCCCTCGTCGGAAGACCGGAACTGGTGTTCCTCGACGAGCCGACAGCCGGCCTCGACGCCCAGGCACGCCTGTTGGTGTGGGAATTGATCGACGCCCTTCGCCGGGACGGCGTCAGCGTGCTTCTCACCACGCACCTGATGGACGAAGCGGAACAGTTGGCCGACGAGTTGGTCATCATCGACCACGGGAAAATCGTTGCGTCGGGCACCGCCTCGGAGTTGACCAAGCAGGGCGCCGAAGGGCGACTGCGTTTCTCCGCGCCCCCGCGTCTCGAGTTGTCGCTACTCGACGCTGCCTTGCCCGCCGGTTACCACCCCACTGAGGAGACACCGGGTTCGTACGTCATCGAAGGTGTGATCGAGCCGCATATTCTCGTCAGCGTCACCTCGTGGTGCGCCGAGCAAGACGTACTCGCCACCGAGCTCCAGGTGGATCAACGACGCCTCGAGGACGTATTCCTCGAACTGACCGGCAGGGAGCTGAGACGATGA
- the mptB gene encoding polyprenol phosphomannose-dependent alpha 1,6 mannosyltransferase MptB: MRRFVGLDTNKPASSVAILHGDEAEAPGLNESETGQLRGIRRFGAAGAILMAAGALGAGAQPVLQNPVVGIRILSLPSRMATTALTVTMIGTVMVVLAWLLLGRFAVGRLRDGNVPRRLTRSQLDRTLLLWILPLCVAPPMFSRDVYSYLAQSEITARGLDPYAIGPAGALGVDNVLTRTVPNIWRDTPAPYGPLFLWMGKGITWLTGENIVAGIFLHRLLALAGVALIVWALPRLARRCGVAAVSALWLGAANPLLLFHLVAGIHNEALMIGLMLAGTELALRAIESASPLRGTSLMLLVSGAALIALSSTVKIPSLIALGFVGMALARRWGGSLKAVGSSAALLGAIALVIIGGVSVASGLGIGWVHTLGTAGVVRSWMSIPTILGLGTGFTGVLLGLGDHTTAVLSLTRPIAAVVAGFVSLRMLVAVLKGRLHPVGALGVSLGALVLLFPVVQPWYLLWAVTPLAAWATTRAFRGPAIIFSSIVSVILMPNGSEYLPFQIVQAAVVTILTIGILYLLTRSRLPWRAPTGPPARGESAGEYAGLS, encoded by the coding sequence ATAAGGCGATTTGTCGGCCTCGACACCAACAAGCCAGCATCGAGTGTCGCGATTCTGCACGGCGACGAAGCCGAGGCTCCCGGTCTGAACGAATCCGAGACCGGTCAGTTGCGGGGAATCCGACGGTTCGGCGCTGCGGGCGCCATCCTGATGGCCGCCGGCGCGCTCGGCGCGGGTGCGCAGCCGGTCCTGCAGAACCCGGTTGTCGGGATTCGCATACTTAGCCTTCCGTCACGGATGGCGACGACAGCGTTGACCGTCACCATGATCGGAACCGTCATGGTGGTCCTCGCGTGGCTGCTGCTCGGCAGATTCGCAGTAGGTCGTCTGCGCGACGGCAATGTCCCGCGGCGCCTGACCAGGTCGCAACTCGATCGAACGCTGCTTCTATGGATTCTGCCGCTATGCGTGGCGCCGCCGATGTTCAGTCGCGACGTGTACTCGTACCTGGCGCAGAGCGAGATCACCGCGCGAGGGCTCGATCCGTACGCGATCGGACCGGCTGGTGCACTCGGCGTGGACAACGTTCTCACCCGTACGGTTCCGAACATCTGGCGAGACACCCCGGCACCCTACGGTCCGCTGTTTCTCTGGATGGGCAAGGGCATCACCTGGCTGACCGGGGAGAACATCGTTGCCGGAATATTCCTGCACCGCCTGCTCGCGCTCGCCGGGGTGGCGCTCATCGTGTGGGCGCTCCCCCGCCTCGCCCGCAGGTGCGGCGTCGCCGCGGTCAGTGCGCTGTGGCTCGGCGCCGCGAACCCACTACTTCTGTTCCACCTGGTAGCCGGAATACACAACGAAGCTCTCATGATCGGCCTGATGCTCGCCGGCACCGAACTTGCGCTGCGGGCAATCGAGTCCGCTTCGCCGTTGCGCGGTACATCGCTCATGCTTCTGGTCTCCGGCGCAGCGCTCATAGCGCTGTCCTCGACGGTCAAGATTCCGTCGCTGATCGCCCTCGGCTTCGTGGGCATGGCGCTCGCCAGGCGGTGGGGAGGATCGCTCAAGGCGGTCGGATCGTCGGCTGCGCTGCTCGGCGCCATTGCCCTCGTCATCATCGGTGGTGTCAGCGTCGCGAGCGGACTCGGGATCGGCTGGGTCCACACGCTCGGCACCGCAGGGGTCGTACGTAGCTGGATGTCGATCCCCACCATCCTCGGCCTCGGCACCGGGTTCACCGGAGTGCTTCTGGGATTGGGCGACCACACCACAGCTGTGCTCAGCCTCACACGGCCCATCGCCGCGGTCGTTGCGGGATTCGTCTCGCTCCGCATGTTGGTCGCAGTACTGAAGGGGCGGCTGCATCCGGTCGGCGCGCTCGGGGTGTCCCTCGGAGCGCTGGTCCTGCTGTTCCCCGTCGTGCAGCCCTGGTACCTACTGTGGGCGGTGACCCCGCTCGCGGCGTGGGCAACCACGCGGGCATTCCGTGGACCCGCAATCATCTTTTCGTCGATCGTCAGCGTCATCCTCATGCCCAACGGCAGCGAGTATCTGCCGTTCCAGATCGTCCAGGCAGCTGTAGTGACAATTCTGACCATTGGAATCCTCTATCTCCTCACCCGCTCCCGACTGCCGTGGCGTGCGCCGACCGGACCACCGGCGCGCGGCGAATCGGCCGGGGAATACGCTGGTCTCTCGTGA
- a CDS encoding helix-turn-helix transcriptional regulator yields the protein MSVAGQATAGPEGHTRSAVVTLLLEEGPITASDIGNRLGLSAAGVRRHVEALIDNGEARVAPAAALRQRGRGRPAKHFQLTAVGRNRLGHTYDDLAGAAMRQLRTIGGDAAIEAFARQRVDAIVADVEPASGDRPADVEEAADRIADAFTAAGFAASTRVVGNGVQICQHHCPVSHVASEFPELCDAERAAFAELLGTHVQRLATIANGDCACTTHVPLNTPSTLNTPSTTSGAQPRAGKRTSLRKELA from the coding sequence ATGTCCGTCGCAGGTCAGGCTACCGCAGGCCCGGAAGGTCACACTCGATCCGCGGTCGTCACTTTGCTCCTGGAGGAAGGCCCGATCACCGCTTCCGACATCGGCAACAGGCTCGGTCTGAGCGCGGCCGGCGTGCGGCGACACGTCGAGGCGCTGATCGACAACGGCGAAGCTCGGGTAGCTCCAGCTGCGGCCTTACGTCAGCGAGGGCGAGGGCGCCCCGCGAAACACTTTCAACTGACTGCGGTCGGCCGAAACAGGCTCGGGCACACGTACGACGATCTTGCCGGGGCGGCCATGCGGCAGCTCCGCACGATCGGTGGAGACGCCGCCATCGAAGCGTTTGCTCGTCAGCGCGTCGACGCGATCGTCGCCGATGTCGAACCTGCTTCGGGGGACCGTCCGGCTGACGTCGAGGAAGCCGCCGACCGAATTGCCGACGCGTTCACAGCCGCAGGTTTTGCTGCTTCGACCAGGGTGGTGGGAAATGGCGTACAGATCTGCCAGCACCACTGCCCGGTGTCGCACGTGGCGTCGGAGTTCCCCGAGCTGTGCGATGCAGAACGTGCAGCGTTCGCCGAATTGCTCGGAACCCACGTACAACGCCTGGCGACCATCGCCAACGGCGACTGCGCCTGCACCACCCACGTTCCACTGAACACCCCCTCCACACTGAACACCCCCTCCACAACGTCCGGCGCGCAGCCCCGTGCCGGAAAACGCACAAGCCTCCGGAAGGAGCTCGCATGA
- the sufB gene encoding Fe-S cluster assembly protein SufB → MTQDETIASLGNYGFGWADSDVAGASAKRGLSEAVVRDISAKKSEPEWMLEARLKALKTFDRKPMPNWGSDLDGIDFDNIKYFVRSSEKQAATWDDLPEDIKNTYDKLGIPEAEKQRLVSGVAAQYESEVVYHSIREDLEAQGVLFLDTDTALKEQPELFREYFGTVIPAGDNKFSALNTAVWSGGSFIYIPPGVHVDIPLQAYFRINTENMGQFERTLIIVDEGAYVHYVEGCTAPIYKSDSLHSAVVEIIVKKGGRCRYTTIQNWSNNVYNLVTKRAKAEAGATMEWVDGNIGSKVTMKYPAVWMTGEYAKGEVLSVAFAGPDQHQDTGSKMLHLAPHTSSNIVSKSVARGGGRTSYRGLIQINKGAYGSRSTVKCDALLVDNISRSDTYPYVDIREDDVSMGHEATVSKVSDDQLFYLMSRGLTEDEAMAMVVRGFVEPIARELPMEYALELNRLIELQMEGSVG, encoded by the coding sequence ATGACTCAGGACGAGACCATCGCGTCGCTCGGTAACTACGGTTTCGGCTGGGCCGACTCCGACGTGGCCGGTGCCAGCGCGAAGCGCGGACTGTCCGAAGCCGTGGTCCGAGACATCTCTGCCAAGAAGAGCGAGCCCGAGTGGATGCTCGAGGCGCGCCTGAAGGCTCTGAAGACGTTCGATCGCAAGCCCATGCCCAACTGGGGGTCGGACCTCGACGGCATCGATTTCGACAACATCAAGTACTTCGTTCGTTCGTCCGAGAAGCAGGCCGCCACCTGGGACGACCTACCCGAAGACATCAAGAACACCTACGACAAGCTCGGCATCCCCGAGGCCGAGAAGCAGCGTCTGGTCTCGGGCGTTGCAGCTCAGTACGAGTCCGAGGTCGTCTATCACTCGATCCGTGAGGATCTCGAGGCACAGGGCGTTCTGTTCCTCGACACCGATACCGCCCTGAAAGAGCAGCCCGAGCTGTTCCGCGAGTACTTCGGCACCGTCATTCCGGCTGGTGACAACAAGTTCTCCGCGCTCAACACGGCCGTGTGGTCGGGTGGCTCCTTCATCTACATCCCGCCGGGCGTCCACGTCGACATTCCGCTGCAGGCGTACTTCCGAATCAACACCGAGAACATGGGCCAGTTCGAGCGCACGCTGATCATCGTCGACGAGGGTGCCTACGTGCACTACGTCGAGGGCTGCACCGCGCCGATCTACAAGTCCGATTCGCTGCACTCGGCGGTCGTCGAGATCATCGTCAAGAAGGGTGGTCGCTGCCGGTACACGACCATCCAGAACTGGTCGAACAACGTCTACAACCTCGTGACCAAGCGCGCCAAAGCAGAAGCGGGCGCCACGATGGAGTGGGTCGACGGCAACATCGGTTCCAAGGTCACCATGAAGTACCCGGCAGTGTGGATGACCGGTGAATACGCCAAGGGCGAGGTTCTGTCGGTCGCGTTCGCAGGACCGGACCAGCACCAGGACACCGGCTCGAAGATGCTCCACCTCGCGCCGCACACCTCGTCGAACATCGTCAGCAAGTCGGTTGCACGTGGCGGCGGTCGCACCTCGTACCGCGGATTGATTCAAATCAACAAGGGTGCCTACGGATCGCGATCGACGGTGAAATGCGACGCGCTTCTGGTGGACAACATCTCGCGCTCGGACACTTACCCGTACGTCGACATTCGCGAGGACGACGTGTCGATGGGTCACGAAGCCACGGTCTCCAAGGTCAGTGACGATCAGCTCTTCTACCTCATGAGCCGTGGCCTGACCGAGGACGAGGCAATGGCCATGGTCGTTCGCGGATTCGTCGAGCCGATCGCTCGCGAACTCCCGATGGAATACGCGCTCGAGCTCAACCGGCTCATCGAGCTTCAGATGGAAGGATCGGTCGGATAA
- the sufD gene encoding Fe-S cluster assembly protein SufD, giving the protein MSNQAVPVDGVIGAVVSENPSREDKTKLVANKGAQFTSYDVNAFEIPSGRDELWRFTPLRRLRGLHDGSAVATAEADIAVANTEGVTVEKVARDDARIGVAGVPADRVAAQAYSSFGEATVVTVGTEKEIAEPIAITVTGPGTDAVSYGHLQIRLEKFAKATVVIDQVGSGTYAENIEFVLDDTANLTVVVIQDWQSDAVHVGAHHARLGRDSVLRHFNVSLGGDLVRVSPTVHYDAPGGDAELLGIYFADAGQHLEQRLLVDHTAPKCKSNVLYKGALQGETGPGKVDAHTVWIGDVLIRAGAEDTSTFEFNRNLVLTDGARADSVPNLEIETGEILGAGHASATGRFDDEQLFYLRARGISEQAARRLIVRGFFHEIIDRIPVAAVRDRLDAAIETELAVTGA; this is encoded by the coding sequence GTGAGCAACCAAGCGGTACCCGTCGATGGAGTGATCGGCGCAGTCGTGTCCGAGAATCCGTCCAGGGAAGACAAGACGAAACTGGTCGCGAACAAGGGCGCGCAGTTCACCTCGTACGACGTGAACGCGTTCGAGATCCCGTCAGGCCGTGACGAGCTGTGGCGGTTCACACCCCTACGCCGTCTGCGCGGTCTGCACGACGGCTCCGCTGTCGCCACCGCGGAAGCCGATATCGCGGTGGCCAACACCGAAGGTGTGACAGTGGAAAAGGTGGCACGCGACGACGCGCGCATCGGTGTCGCAGGTGTACCCGCAGATCGTGTTGCTGCACAAGCCTATTCGTCCTTCGGCGAGGCAACGGTCGTGACTGTCGGTACCGAGAAGGAAATCGCGGAGCCGATCGCGATCACCGTCACCGGGCCTGGCACCGATGCGGTGTCCTACGGGCACCTTCAGATTCGCCTCGAGAAGTTCGCCAAAGCCACCGTCGTCATCGATCAGGTCGGTAGCGGAACGTACGCCGAGAACATCGAGTTCGTTCTCGACGACACCGCCAATCTGACCGTGGTGGTCATCCAGGACTGGCAGTCCGACGCAGTGCACGTCGGGGCACACCACGCCCGACTCGGTCGGGACTCGGTACTTCGGCATTTCAATGTGAGCCTGGGCGGCGATCTCGTGAGAGTCAGCCCGACCGTGCACTACGACGCGCCGGGTGGCGACGCCGAGCTGCTGGGGATTTACTTCGCCGACGCGGGTCAGCACTTGGAACAGCGTCTGCTGGTCGACCACACCGCACCGAAGTGCAAGTCCAACGTGCTCTACAAGGGCGCCCTTCAGGGCGAGACCGGCCCGGGCAAGGTCGATGCGCACACCGTATGGATAGGCGACGTGCTCATTCGAGCCGGAGCCGAAGACACCAGTACGTTCGAGTTCAACCGCAATCTGGTGCTGACGGATGGTGCTCGTGCGGACTCCGTTCCCAACCTCGAAATCGAGACCGGTGAGATCCTCGGCGCCGGACACGCAAGCGCCACCGGCCGATTCGACGACGAGCAGCTCTTCTATCTGCGCGCCAGGGGAATCTCCGAGCAAGCTGCCCGCAGGCTGATCGTTCGCGGTTTCTTCCACGAGATCATCGACCGCATTCCGGTTGCAGCAGTGCGTGATCGTCTCGACGCAGCTATCGAGACCGAACTCGCCGTCACCGGCGCTTAG